CGGCTGGAAGGGGGGCGTACGGTGCGCGCGGTACGGCGCACGGCCCGCGGCGGAGCCGCTCGTTGATACGGGCTGCCAGGCGGGCGACCGGGCGAACGCGCCGGTACCGTCATCCATATGGACACGTCCTGGTGGCTGGCACTGGCGGCGTTGGTGCTGCTCGCGCTGGTCGCGACGCTGGTGGACGGCTGGGGGCGCGGATCGCGCCGCCGCCGCGCGGCCACGCGTCCGCCGGGGCGTCCTCGGGCGCATCCGCGGCCGGCCGAGATCTGGTGGGCGAGCGTGCCGTACGAGGACCGGCGGGGCGGTAGGGACCGGCCGTGTCTGGTGCTGGCGGTGCGCGGGGACAGCGCGACGGTCGCGAAGATCACCAGCAGGTACCACGACGAGCGGACGGGCGTGATTCCGCTGCCGCCGGGGACGGTGGCCGACGCCCAGGGGCGGCCCAGCTTCCTGGAGACGGACGAGCTGCGGGACGTGCCGTTGTGGGACTTCCGGCGGCGGGTCGGGGTGGTGGATCCCGTGTTGTGGGACCAGGTGCGGTACTTGGCCGGGTGAGGGGCGGGGGGACAGGCGTCACCGGTCCCTCACCGTCACGGTGACCGTCCACTGCTCGATGCCCAGGCACGACTTCTGGCCCGGACGCTTGGCACACAGGGGGCGGGTCGAGGTGAGCCGCGCCGTTCCGGGCGCGACCGCCTCGAAGGCGGCGCTCGCGTCGCCCGGCAGGATGACGATGCCGGCGTTGATGGCCTTCAGCGCACCGCCCTTGGCAGTGACGGGAGCCCAGGGCCGCTCCTTGGTGCCGTCCAGCGTGAGGCGGATCTGACCGCCCGTCTTCAGGCACACGGTGCGGCCGGTGTCGGCGGCGGTGAGTTGGGCCTCGCTCGTGCAGCCCGTGCCCGTCGCCGTGGGGGACGGCGACACCGACGTCGACGCTGACGGCGAAGCGGACGGGGGCGCGGACGGCGAGAGGGAGGGCGACGCGGACGGTTCGGCGGACCGCGACCCCGACGGTGACCCCGCGCCGCTGCCGGCCGTGCCGCCGTCGCTCTGTGTTCCGCAGCCGACGAGGAGGAGTGCCGCCGCCGCGGCGGCGACGGTGGTCCGGTGGAGCGTCGTACGGCGCATGGGCGGCCGCCTTTCCTGTGCGCTGGTCCTGTGCCCTGCTGCGGATGTGACGTTTCTCCAGTGCATCAGGATCCCCGCACGACGGCGACGGGACCCGGCCGCCTCCACGGCCGGGTCCCGCGCACTCAGGGAAAGGGGATGTCAGCTGGTCGTGACGGCCGTGTCGTCGACGACGAAGCTGGTCTGCAGCGAGGAGTCCTCCGCCCCGCTGAACTTC
The Streptomyces sp. CGMCC 4.7035 DNA segment above includes these coding regions:
- a CDS encoding type II toxin-antitoxin system PemK/MazF family toxin is translated as MDTSWWLALAALVLLALVATLVDGWGRGSRRRRAATRPPGRPRAHPRPAEIWWASVPYEDRRGGRDRPCLVLAVRGDSATVAKITSRYHDERTGVIPLPPGTVADAQGRPSFLETDELRDVPLWDFRRRVGVVDPVLWDQVRYLAG